One region of Maylandia zebra isolate NMK-2024a linkage group LG10, Mzebra_GT3a, whole genome shotgun sequence genomic DNA includes:
- the LOC143420890 gene encoding GTPase IMAP family member 1-like, with the protein MDPDPGPDLTVVLLGNCGVGKSASGNTILGRAAFESKTSFKAGESEIREEAGRVFGKVIRVIDTPGILGREEPVGRCCRHVLESPGSHLFLLVVKTDRFTAEQERGVEAGLAAVGGRGFSRCYLLFTGGDALKNTSLHDFIYQDRQSPLPGVVARFSGRVHLFNNEDAGREQVRELLLKAGLLHCPPAECVGSEVRRILLIGPPGGGKSSAGNSVLGRRHFEVDCDFHGGGRGHTCGEAEGGRVSVVDSAGLSGEGLTREQLLRDIESAARLADPGPHVVAVVVKIGQLSATDSRALTLLTELLEGAASRHAAVLFTHGDALGDRPLQDAIRSSRRVSDLVSRCRGRHCVLDNTRSGERAQVERFLRLVDDIIRENDGHHWSRDALRSGDLEDTSCSNNVVEHALAARTPPSLLSVCWRLLCLSALFVRRHFHWI; encoded by the exons ATGGATCCTGATCCAGGTCCAGACCTGACTGTGGTCCTCCTGGGAAACTGTGGAGTGGGTAAAAGCGCTTCAGGAAACACGATTTTAGGCCGAGCGGCGTTTGAGTCAAAGACGTCCTTCAAGGCGGGAGAGAGCGAGATCAGAGAGGAGGCGGGGCGAGTGTTCGGGAAGGTGATCCGCGTCATCGACACTCCGGGAATACTGGGACGAGAGGAGCCCGTCGGGAGGTGCTGTCGGCACGTGCTTGAGTCCCCCGGCTCTCACCTGTTCCTGTTGGTGGTTAAAACGGACCGATTCACTGCCGAGCAGGAACGTGGCGTGGAGGCGGGGCTCGCAGCGGTGGGAGGGCGGGGCTTCAGCCGCTGTTACCTGCTCTTCACGGGTGGAGATGCCCTGAAGAACACGTCGCTGCACGACTTCATCTACCAGGACCGGCAGAGTCCGCTCCCTGGTGTGGTGGCGAGGTTCTCCGGGAGGGTTCACCTGTTCAACAACGAGGACGCAGGAAGAGAGCAGGTCCGAGAGCTGCTGCTGAAGGCGGGGCTTCTTCACTGCCCACCAG ctgagtgtgtggggtcagaggtcaggaggATCCTTCTTATCGGTCCTCCTGGAGGCGGGAAGAGTTCTGCTGGGAACTCCGTGCTGGGCCGCCGCCACTTCGAGGTGGACTGCGACTTCCACGGAGGAGGGAGAGGACACACGTGCGGCGAAGCAGAGGGGGGGCGGGTCTCTGTGGTGGACTCGGCGGGACTCTCGGGTGAAGGTCTGACCCGGGAGCAGCTGCTCCGCGACATCGAGAGCGCCGCCCGGCTCGCCGATCCGGGACCTCATGTGGTGGCGGTGGTGGTGAAAATCGGCCAGCTTTCAGCCACAGACTCGCGGGCGCTCACCCTCCTGACCGAGCTGTTGGAGGGCGCGGCATCCCGACACGCAGCTGTGCTGTTCACTCACGGAGACGCTCTGGGAGACCGCCCTCTGCAGGACGCGATCAGGTCGAGCCGCCGCGTGTCAGACCTGGTGTCCCGCTGCCGGGGGCGACACTGCGTGCTGGACAACACTCGCTCAGGAGAGCGGGCGCAGGTGGAGCGCTTTCTCCGCCTCGTAGACGACATCATCAGAGAGAACGATGGACACCACTGGAGCCGGGACGCACTGAGGTCAGGTGACTTGGAGGACACTTCCTGTTCGAACAACGTTGTCGAGCATGCGCTCGCCGCGAGGACTCCTCCCTCTCTGCTGAGCGTGTGCTGGCGCCTCCTGTGTCTGAGCGCGCTCTTTGTGAGGCGTCATTTCCACTGGATTTAA